In Verrucomicrobiia bacterium, a genomic segment contains:
- a CDS encoding sigma-70 family RNA polymerase sigma factor encodes MKTAKGEPKEKQKPVGEPAPSSAPPATPPPPPPQVAREPEVSWEERENEAWDGESAIKLYLKEIGEVPLLTPEQEIELAARIKKGDKKAREQMIKANLRLVVKIAHDYENYGLPLLDLISEGNIGLMKAVERFDPAKGGKLSTYAAWWIKQAIKRALANQAKTIRLPVHLVDKIARMRRVAMQLQEELGREPTDEELAEEMGLSPSRVALMRTAGIRPASLDAPIGDDDNNSYSELIADEQASTPYDRLEDETVRDMLRELMKSLEPREAEILSYRFGLDGGPERTLEEVGEKFHVTRERIRQIQNIALRKLRRMIEKLESN; translated from the coding sequence ATGAAAACTGCCAAAGGTGAACCCAAGGAAAAACAGAAGCCCGTGGGGGAGCCAGCGCCTTCGAGTGCGCCGCCGGCCACTCCACCGCCGCCCCCGCCGCAGGTGGCACGGGAACCCGAGGTGAGTTGGGAGGAAAGGGAAAATGAGGCGTGGGATGGGGAGAGTGCCATCAAGCTATATCTCAAAGAGATTGGCGAGGTGCCGTTGTTGACTCCCGAGCAGGAAATTGAACTGGCCGCCCGCATCAAGAAAGGCGACAAGAAAGCGCGGGAACAAATGATCAAGGCCAACCTGCGGCTGGTGGTGAAGATCGCCCATGATTATGAGAATTACGGCCTGCCCCTGCTGGATTTGATCAGTGAGGGCAACATTGGCCTGATGAAGGCGGTGGAGCGGTTTGACCCGGCCAAAGGGGGCAAGCTCTCCACCTATGCGGCCTGGTGGATCAAGCAGGCAATCAAACGCGCCCTGGCCAACCAGGCCAAAACCATTCGTCTGCCGGTGCATCTGGTGGACAAAATCGCCCGCATGCGCCGCGTGGCCATGCAACTGCAGGAGGAGCTGGGCAGGGAGCCGACGGATGAGGAGCTGGCCGAGGAGATGGGACTTTCCCCCTCGCGCGTGGCCTTGATGCGCACGGCCGGCATTCGCCCGGCCTCGCTGGATGCGCCGATTGGGGACGACGACAACAACTCGTATTCGGAGTTGATCGCCGATGAGCAGGCCAGCACGCCTTATGACCGTCTGGAGGACGAAACGGTGCGCGACATGCTGCGGGAATTGATGAAAAGCTTGGAACCCCGCGAAGCGGAGATCTTGAGCTATCGCTTTGGTTTGGATGGCGGCCCGGAGCGCACCCTGGAGGAGGTGGGGGAGAAATTCCACGTGACCCGCGAGCGCATCCGCCAGATTCAGAACATTGCCCTGCGCAAACTCCGGCGCATGATTGAAAAACTGGAGAGCAACTAA